In the genome of Verrucomicrobiota bacterium, one region contains:
- a CDS encoding DUF1592 domain-containing protein, translated as MQPMKRPSGNATIRPVHAWTRVMAGALMCGMAAGMISRGATPAEQFEKVIRPILERKCSECHGTDQAKGGFNIELFRDFASVTNDLDRWKVVFERVQAFEMPPKKAGELKFDEQRKLVEFLRGLPKPAALNCDELASDRTANFYRGYVMSRRLNRAEYANTIRDTLGVELDLEELLPADGGGGEGFDTTGSALFLSPIHVEKYMEAAEKVMEKVLPESRGRLSARATAARKRLGANAPWWRNPSRADARRFLDRLAREAWRRPLKEGEVDGLLELYDRGRRRGDSHWSSLRLASRGVLVSPHFLFLAEPEPEEAGVRPLASVPLASKLSYFLWSSKPDERLMRLAESGSLLETNVLRAEVRRMLADPRAEALGERFALQWLDLDRLGTESRPDATRFPEFDRELAASMRGEVVRFFNDLVRGDRSLLELIDSRHTFVDARLAMHYGWSFRSSGDGWERVTLPTRQRGGLVGMAAVHVMNSYPTRTSPVLRGRWVLESLLGEKVPPPPEGTPTLEEKDVETTPLSLRQQLEKHRTKAECAACHDRMDPLGFGLEPFDVLGRWREAERGIKIDAQGILPSGKRFEGPAGLREVLMERKDAVMKHLARKLAGFAFGRELNKYDDCVIDRAMEAMQHHGYKPSVLVETLVTSFPFRHRFYPKQEP; from the coding sequence ATGCAGCCGATGAAGCGACCCTCAGGGAATGCGACGATCCGACCGGTGCATGCCTGGACGCGGGTGATGGCGGGGGCCTTGATGTGTGGGATGGCGGCGGGAATGATTTCTCGTGGCGCTACTCCGGCAGAGCAGTTCGAGAAAGTGATTCGTCCGATCCTGGAGCGAAAGTGTTCCGAATGTCACGGGACCGACCAAGCGAAGGGTGGTTTCAATATTGAGCTCTTTCGTGATTTTGCCTCGGTCACCAATGATTTGGATCGTTGGAAGGTGGTTTTCGAGCGGGTGCAAGCCTTCGAGATGCCTCCGAAAAAAGCGGGGGAGTTGAAATTTGACGAACAGCGAAAGCTCGTGGAGTTTTTGCGTGGCTTACCCAAACCCGCGGCGTTGAATTGTGATGAACTGGCCTCGGATCGCACGGCCAACTTTTATCGGGGTTATGTGATGAGCCGCCGGCTCAATCGGGCCGAGTATGCGAACACCATTCGAGACACGCTGGGGGTGGAATTGGATTTGGAGGAACTGTTGCCGGCGGATGGAGGGGGTGGAGAAGGGTTTGATACGACGGGGAGCGCCTTGTTTCTGTCTCCGATTCATGTGGAGAAGTACATGGAGGCGGCGGAGAAGGTGATGGAGAAAGTGCTCCCGGAGTCGAGGGGGAGACTCAGCGCGAGGGCGACGGCGGCGCGGAAGCGGTTGGGCGCGAATGCTCCTTGGTGGAGAAATCCATCCCGAGCCGATGCCCGGCGTTTCCTGGACCGGCTTGCGCGTGAGGCTTGGCGCCGTCCCCTGAAGGAAGGGGAGGTGGATGGGTTGCTGGAGCTCTATGACCGGGGCCGGCGTCGTGGCGACTCTCATTGGAGTTCGTTGAGACTGGCATCGAGGGGAGTCTTGGTCTCGCCTCATTTCTTGTTCTTGGCGGAGCCTGAGCCGGAGGAGGCGGGGGTTCGTCCACTGGCCTCGGTGCCACTTGCGAGCAAATTGAGTTATTTTTTATGGTCCTCGAAGCCGGACGAACGATTGATGCGGTTGGCTGAGAGCGGGAGTTTGCTCGAGACCAACGTTCTTCGGGCCGAGGTGAGGCGCATGCTGGCGGATCCCAGGGCGGAGGCTTTGGGCGAGCGGTTTGCCTTGCAATGGCTGGACTTGGATCGGCTTGGGACGGAATCGCGGCCCGACGCAACACGGTTTCCTGAGTTCGACCGCGAGCTTGCGGCATCGATGCGGGGAGAAGTGGTTCGGTTTTTCAACGATCTGGTCCGGGGCGACCGATCCCTTTTGGAGCTGATCGACAGTCGGCATACGTTTGTTGATGCCAGGCTGGCGATGCATTACGGATGGAGTTTCCGAAGCTCGGGTGACGGCTGGGAGCGGGTAACCTTGCCGACCCGGCAGCGAGGAGGCTTGGTGGGGATGGCGGCAGTTCACGTCATGAATTCGTACCCCACGAGAACGAGCCCTGTGCTGCGCGGCCGTTGGGTCTTGGAATCGTTGTTGGGAGAGAAGGTTCCGCCTCCTCCGGAGGGGACCCCCACGCTGGAAGAGAAGGATGTTGAGACCACGCCCTTGTCTTTGCGGCAGCAACTGGAGAAGCATCGGACGAAGGCGGAATGCGCCGCCTGTCATGATCGGATGGATCCGCTGGGTTTTGGCCTGGAGCCTTTCGATGTCTTGGGGCGATGGCGGGAAGCGGAGAGAGGCATCAAGATTGACGCCCAGGGCATTTTACCCTCGGGCAAGCGATTCGAGGGGCCTGCCGGGTTGCGGGAAGTTTTGATGGAGCGGAAGGATGCCGTCATGAAGCATTTGGCAAGGAAGCTGGCGGGGTTTGCCTTCGGGAGGGAACTCAACAAGTATGATGATTGCGTGATTGATCGGGCGATGGAAGCGATGCAGCATCACGGTTACAAACCCTCGGTGCTGGTGGAGACGCTGGTCACGAGTTTTCCATTTCGACACCGGTTTTATCCCAAGCAGGAACCCTGA